A single window of Candidatus Terasakiella magnetica DNA harbors:
- a CDS encoding alpha-ketoacid dehydrogenase subunit beta: MRTVSYQDALLEAMNQGLDENPNAFIMGQGADDHKGLFGSTTGMVDKFGPERVFDTPLAEEGITGIAVGAAMNGMYPITTHIRSDFMLLATNQIINMAAKYRYMFGGTTEVPMLIRAIVGRSWGQGAQHSQSLQSLFAHIPGLHVIMPSSSETILDTYAYVMKNVKGPVISFEHRLLYTLNFEVDDQAVANQADPLRARLLRKGKDITIVSTSIMTLEASRAAKYLAEEAGIECELIDLHCLSKIDIDLICESVKKTGRLLIADTSWAPFGVCAEICRLVCERDPSLLKQKVESLSMAPAPCPTAKTLEDMYYPHLGDFCDTVSRLVKGSQDHGVKLPDEKSMADVYKRFRGPF; encoded by the coding sequence ATGAGAACAGTTTCTTATCAGGATGCGCTTTTAGAAGCGATGAACCAAGGTTTAGATGAAAACCCCAATGCCTTTATCATGGGCCAAGGTGCAGATGATCATAAAGGTCTGTTTGGTTCCACCACAGGTATGGTTGATAAATTTGGCCCAGAGCGTGTGTTTGACACACCTTTGGCCGAAGAAGGCATTACGGGGATTGCGGTTGGCGCTGCCATGAACGGCATGTATCCCATTACAACCCATATCCGGTCTGACTTTATGTTATTGGCGACCAACCAGATTATTAATATGGCGGCAAAATATCGCTATATGTTTGGCGGCACGACCGAGGTGCCTATGTTGATCCGCGCCATTGTCGGGCGCAGTTGGGGCCAAGGCGCACAGCATTCACAAAGCCTGCAATCGCTTTTTGCCCATATCCCGGGTTTACATGTGATTATGCCATCAAGTTCTGAGACCATCTTGGATACTTATGCCTATGTGATGAAAAATGTAAAAGGTCCGGTGATCAGTTTTGAACACCGCCTGCTGTATACGTTGAATTTTGAAGTTGATGATCAGGCGGTTGCCAATCAGGCTGACCCGCTTCGTGCACGCTTGTTGCGCAAAGGTAAGGATATCACCATCGTTTCAACTTCCATCATGACATTGGAAGCCTCACGGGCGGCAAAATATCTGGCTGAAGAAGCAGGTATTGAGTGCGAGTTGATTGATCTTCATTGCTTATCAAAAATCGATATTGATTTGATTTGTGAAAGTGTGAAAAAGACCGGGCGCTTGTTAATTGCAGATACCAGCTGGGCACCTTTTGGGGTTTGTGCAGAGATTTGTCGCCTTGTGTGTGAGCGCGATCCCTCATTGTTAAAACAAAAAGTGGAAAGCCTTTCTATGGCGCCTGCGCCTTGCCCAACAGCTAAGACACTTGAAGATATGTATTACCCGCATTTGGGTGATTTCTGTGATACGGTTTCACGTTTGGTGAAAGGTTCACAAGATCATGGGGTGAAATTGCCGGATGAGAAATCTATGGCGGATGTGTACAAACGCTTCCGTGGACCATTTTAA
- a CDS encoding GDP-mannose 4,6-dehydratase, with the protein MRVLITGITGMVGSHLAEYILENHPEAEVYGMVRWRSPLDNIQGILEKVTLVNGDLRDLNSLIKIMTDIKPDRIFHLAAQSYVTVSFDQPADTLETNVIGTTNLMDAVRWAKIDPRIHICSSSEVYGQVKEDEVPITEHNPLRPASPYAVSKVGEDMISLQYFLSYGIKTIRTRMFTHTGPRRGDVFAESTFAKQVAEIEAGLKPNPVKVGNLDSVRTIADVRDAVRAYWLLLEHGEPGEVYNIGGEETMTVGDILDIYKDMATCEIKHEVDPARLRPSDVTLQIPDISKFQEVTGWKAKIPPRKTFEDLLNYHRHLIKKQSV; encoded by the coding sequence ATGCGCGTCTTAATCACAGGAATTACCGGAATGGTCGGCAGCCACTTGGCTGAATATATTCTTGAAAACCATCCTGAGGCAGAAGTCTATGGCATGGTGCGCTGGCGTAGTCCCTTGGATAATATCCAAGGTATTCTTGAGAAAGTGACTTTGGTAAATGGCGATTTGCGCGACCTAAATTCTCTTATCAAGATTATGACGGATATTAAGCCGGACCGTATTTTCCATTTAGCGGCACAATCTTATGTCACCGTGAGTTTTGATCAGCCCGCTGACACATTGGAAACCAACGTGATTGGCACGACAAACCTGATGGATGCGGTGCGTTGGGCAAAGATTGATCCGCGCATTCATATTTGTTCTTCTTCAGAAGTTTATGGTCAGGTTAAAGAAGACGAAGTGCCGATTACTGAACATAACCCCCTGCGCCCGGCAAGCCCTTATGCGGTTTCCAAAGTGGGGGAGGATATGATCTCGCTACAATATTTCCTGTCTTATGGCATCAAAACCATCCGCACGCGCATGTTTACCCATACAGGGCCGCGCCGTGGTGATGTATTTGCTGAAAGTACATTTGCCAAACAGGTTGCAGAAATTGAAGCGGGTCTTAAGCCAAACCCTGTAAAAGTGGGCAATCTTGATAGTGTGCGCACCATTGCAGATGTGCGCGATGCGGTGCGTGCTTATTGGTTGTTGTTAGAACATGGCGAGCCCGGTGAGGTTTATAACATCGGTGGTGAAGAGACTATGACCGTAGGCGATATTTTAGATATCTATAAGGACATGGCAACTTGTGAGATCAAACATGAAGTTGATCCCGCCCGCCTGCGTCCATCTGATGTGACCTTACAAATTCCTGATATTTCAAAATTCCAAGAAGTTACGGGCTGGAAAGCAAAAATCCCACCGCGTAAAACCTTTGAAGATTTGTTGAACTATCACCGCCATCTGATCAAAAAACAGAGTGTGTAA